Sequence from the Meriones unguiculatus strain TT.TT164.6M chromosome 5, Bangor_MerUng_6.1, whole genome shotgun sequence genome:
AAGGAGCCCATGCTCAGAGAGGAAGTACTCACTCACATGTGTCTATGAAAGTGGAGCCTCTCTTCACTAGCAACTTAAGATAGCTCAGGTACCCGAGCCAACGGAGTGTTCATAAGATAGGGCCAGTGCACTGAGTCTGCCCAGCATTATAGGGGTTGGGGTGAAGATCTGCCTAGGATATTAGATTTAACCTTTGTAAGAGGACCTGACCACCCAGAAACTTCTTTGGCAGAGGCACATTTAGGATTGTTTAGAGTCAGTCAGCACAGCCAAGGATGGGGGCTCAGGACAACTTCTGTCTTGCAAAGACCACCTATGTGTACAAGCTCCACTCCTTTGAGCCAGTATGTCTATCACTGCCCTACTCCTGTAGACACAAGACTCCACCTTCTTCAGCTGTTCAACTCCCTCTCTACAGAGACCTTTCAGGCCTTCAACCTTGGACTGGGGCTATGTCATCGGCCTCTGAGTACATAAGCTTCTAGCAGGTACAGAGTTCTGTAGCATATGGCCATTGTTTGACTGTGCAGTCTTCAATCTTATAAGCCAATCCAATGaattctctacacacacacacacacacacacacacacacccctcttctCCCTATCCTTCTGAGTTTGATTTCCTTAGAGAATTTGTTTAACATAGCTGCCCCTCAGAACAACCTTGCTGGTCACTTGGGAACTGTGCTGTTCTGGCCTCATCTAATGAGAACCAGCTCTCAAATGTGAAGGTACATGCTCCATGCTTGTACTGGAGTCTGTCCAGACTGTACATTCAGATGGCTGCGCCTACTGAGATCAAAATAGCCATCGCTGGTGGCTGGAGAAGCCTGTGGCTCTCAGCACTGCCTATGTTGGGACTAACCCTGTGCCTGCAGATCTGAGGTCTAATGCCTCCCTAGACTAAGTATGAAAAGGCCAGTGGCCCTGGGCTGCCTCAGACTAGTGGTAAGACCCAGATCAACATGTCTCCAGATCCCTTCTGCTGTTCTTTGGAGGCCGGGGTCACCTCACTGTTCCCTTGCTCCTCACTAGTGCCTCCCAGTTCTCTAAGGAAGTGACAGGCCCGAGGGAGAACAATTAGACCTGGAGCCATACCAAGAAGACATTATTCTCCAATAGATGCTTTACTACAGAATAATTACACCCCATAATGCTGCTAATAAATCAAGCTGGATGAAAGGTGACGCCCACTGTATCTTATCACCCCATCTGCAGAAGCATCTCTGTAGTGCTGAGGTGGATAGAGCTCACCCAGGCCAAGGTCCTGAGCTGTGGCTCTGGATGgaacaggagaggcagggagggcagaGAGCACTAGCAAATATTGTGAATTAGAAAAGACAGAGTCCCGGGAGTATGTGGCTGTATGCCCCAGGTGTGTACTCTGCAGGGGTCAGACCTTGCATTAGCAGCTGCACCAAGATGGGGAGGAGGAACTGCCTTTGTGCTGACCTTCTGAGAGCCCAGCTACATCCTAGGACCACACACAGCTACCAAACCCTGTGGTATAGCTAGAGGCCACACAGAAAAGACAGTGAGGCCTGGACATCCAGGAACCCTTTATTCTAGGCCTCGATTCCCATTCAACGAACAAATGTGCTAGCACACCAGGAAAGGTACCACACTGTGCAGGCTCCAGTGACAGGCCTGTAGCTCAGAGCTTTGTCCGTAGTGACCCCAATGTGCCCAGGTAGACAGTGacttttctggttttttgtttttgtttttgttttttccttccttctcttgttCCTTGTACCCACTACCCCTTTCACACTCTGTACACAAAGAGGACCTGACTGTCCCAGTTATTCCCATTGGTCATGAGAACCTGGTCTGGTCTGGGCAGGATTCAGCTGCATGGGATATAGGGCTTAGCAAAGGCAGAAAAGGCCTTGGGAGAGACCAGTCTGCTAACCTAGAGGGTTTGGCAATAGTCCAATTCTATGAGGCCATGATGGAAAGGACTTAAGTTGCCTTGTACCCCGGCCTTAACCATCTAGTCTGAAACCTAACAACTTCTGACTCGGGTCCCAGCCCAAGACTGTGGGCCTAGTACTGAACAGGGTGAGGAAGAAACCCAAGGGCTGTGCTTACCCGCTCCACAAGGCCATGCTTGCGCTTCAGCTTGTAAACCTTCAGTGCGGGCAGGAAGCTCTCTGTATAGTTCTTGTCCTCCAGTCCTTGAAGCAAGACACCATGGAAAGCCAGCCGGCATGTGTTGGTATGAATGTCAGTATCCAACTTGGAGCCAATCACCATGCAGAGTCGGGGGCAGGTGACTGGCTTCTCAAACTCTACCAGGGCCCACTGTTGCCGGGGACACTGGGCCCCCGGGGTATGGCCTGCTCTCCTGTTTGCCTCATCGCCACCTTCTGTGGCCGTGGGCATGGAGTCCTTGCACAGATACTGCTCTTGGAAGAGGTATTCTCGGGAGAGGTCGAAGGAATCTAGTATGGGCTCCAGGTCAAAGTTGTCAGGAGCAGGGCTGAAGAAAAGCATGCGGCCCATGACTGTCTCATGGCCCACTGTGATATGGAACTTGGCCTTGGTCTGCAGGGGACCCCGGAAGTAAGGGATCTTTTCCACAGAGATAAGAGCTGCATGAACAGTGTGCAGAGACTCAGGAGTACACACCAGCCCACGCTCCAACAGCTTGGGGTCAAACTGGGTGACACAGATGCCCAGTCGGTCTCCTTGCATGGCAGAAGTGACGGGGGTGTGGAACATCTGCATGGACTTCACCTTCTTCACCACCTGATCAGGAGCAAAAGAGAGAACATGTGAAACTGTAAGCCTTGAACCTGGGGCAAGGGACATTCTGCCTCTGTGTCCCCCAATCCCCACCTACCCCCAGTCCTGGTGGAGGTTCAGGAAGATAGCAGAAGAGAGTTCAGGGTTCAGTTAAACCTCCTCGGGCAAAGAAAGCAGCACCCCAAAGAGCCAAGGCCCAGGATACCAGGCTAGGCCACTTTCCAAATCTCATCCCTGTGCCAGCACATGAACTGTGGTCTCTTAAGTTCCTTTTGTCCTTCCTCTACTTCACCCAGGCTCCACACCCTCCAGGTTCTTTCTTTTCACCAGCCATTCTAGCACATCCTAGCCCTCTGCACAGCCCTGACACCCAGCTCTTCAGTCTACCAATGTGCCATCTGCTTTTCAAGGCTCGGGTCAGATGCCAGGCTATGGAGTCTGTGACTGAGGGCAGGACTTGAACCCGATTCCTGAGGAGGAAAGTGTGTCAGCTTTACCTGGGCTCCAGGCTTATGCCTTATGACTTTCCCACCCTTCTTCACAGCTCTCTCTCAGCAGCAGGAAGGGCCCCTAGTCAACTGAGGGCCCTTTGTGCTGCCATAGTTCTCAGACCCTCAGCTACCTGGTAAGTACTCTGCCTCTGACTTTCCTCACCCATGAAACTCTCACTGTCTAGCTTGTGTTTGCCTGCCAAAGCTGAGGGCTCTCTGAAAAAGGTGTTCCTCCATTTAGCCCTCATGATCCCTGTGTCTACCATGTACCAGCCTTTATTCCAGTAGAAGGACCAAAGCTAGCTCTGTTTTAAAGAGCTCAATAtctaaaaacaggaaaaatgatCTATACAGGACACATGGCTATATTAATCCTATTTTATATAACAAACTAACAAGTAAAAATGTGTGTCGATATTTACTGGGACACAAATTCTATAATGTAGGTACATGAGACATTAGGAACAGGACATGACCTAAGGCAGGGCAGACTCTGCTTTTgcacaggcaagaagaggagCACTGCAGAGGCAGCCCCGGAGCTGAGGCCTGTGAAGGTCCAGAGCAGAGGTACCAGTAAGGGCAAGGCCAGAGATGGAGCTGCTTGTGAACTAACCAGTTAATAAAGAGTCAGGAAGATGGTTACAGGCCAGAGGTCAAGGCTTAGGCGCCATGTATATCACGTGGGACTGCCTGGAGTCACCCGAAGGGGCAATGTGATCTTATCTCAGTTTCTGAAAGGTAACACTGACTCCACACAGAGCAGACTTCTGTACTCACATTCTGCAAATCAGGAGCAGACACAGCAGAGCCCAAGATGGTGGGAATTCCTCCTATGTTGAACAAAGCAGAATACATGGAACCCATTCCAGAAAACCCAGCAAGAAGAATGGAGTGAGCCTGGATTTTTATGATTCTGCCTCAAGCATCCCTGTCACTGTGGCTGGAGGTGGACCTCCACACTTTTCTCCTGGACTGTGCTGGTGGCACTCTGGCCCAGAGCCTTTTACCAGGGTATCAAACTCAAGTGTTTGTTTAAAGATCATTAACTCTCCACCCACAGGGTCAGAGGGCAGAGAAAGTGAGAAGCAGTGTCAAAATCTACAGCCAGATCAATCAAAGGGAAATATAAGCCTTCTCTGAGGTGGCCTAGGAGGCAGTGGGTGATGAGGGTGGAGTCCTGGAGACTATAAGCTAGCAGAACATCTACCCTCTCCCTGAGGCagagctctaccctgcagaccggaggagaaagtgtgtcacagCTTTACCTGGGCTCCAGGCTTATGTCTTATGGCTTTCCCACCCTTCTTCacagctctctctctcagcaGCAGGAAGGGCCCCTAGTCAACTGAGGGCCCTTTACATGGGTAGGCTGCCATAGTTCTCAGACCCTCAGCTACCTGGTAAGCACTCTGCAGAAGGCGGGGACTCCAGCCTTCAGTGAAACTCTTCATACAGCCCAACAGCGTGGTCTTCACAACCTACGTGCTCAACACCCCTTTGAGCCATAAGCCACAGGTGAGGACTCTGGAGTAAGTCCCCACACACAGTGACTCTGAGTGTCCCCATGCTTCACCAGGATTTCCCTCCTGCTTACATTTCTTCCTCATGACAAATTCTTGGTATCCTGAACTAGCGCCCAGGGCATTCTGGGAAAGGCTTCCCTACATCCACCCCAAGCAAAGCGGTACACTCTGATCCTGTTCCTCCTTTACTGGGCTATCACTTTTGCAAGGTGGGCTTAACTCTTAAGGCAGTGTGCACCCACATGAAGGCTATCAACGACTGCCTCCAGAACTCCAGTGCTACCAGTCCTCAGTCCTACTGTGCAGTTCCTGCAAGCATGCTGCATGTCTTGGTGCAGGGACCCACTATCTGGAATTTGGTGTCCAgcattccttctcctttcccacaCACATATGGCTGTGTCCAGGCTTACAGCTCATGCAGTAGTGGCTGCTGGTCACACTGCCTCGTGTGAGTGCTGGGCTTTCTGAAGGAGTGTACTGTATATAGATTACTGAGAACCCTGTGTGGGGTGGATACCTGCACGCCACTGGCTGGGGACTGCCTGCCAGCCCACATCTAGCTTGAGTGGGGCCCCTGTTCACACTCATCTGAAGTCCTTGCAATTGTTGCTGGAACTGCTTCGATGAGCTGCTCCTTTTACAAGGATGTTATAAGGATCTGACCAGGTACTTATATGTAAGGAGGGCTTTCAAGTACTGGTACCCCAGAGCGGGACTTCAGGGTCTCAGGAATGATGGTTCAGTTCTGCTAGGCACTGACATACACTTCTACTAGCAGGTTGTGAGCCCAGCTGCTTTACATCTTTATAGTCTAGCACTGACAGATTTCTTAGCATCTGCCTGTCAGATCTGGGtgtctccattttttaattcagAGATGTGGGCTCTGTACTCCATCCAGGCTGTTGTACCCTCGGTGCCAGTACCTTACCACCCCCATAGGCTCAGCATGCTGAGGAGAAGGACTGCCCCCTTGCAGCCACATCACAGCTGGCAAAGCACCTTGCTGAGCTTTCAGACCCGTCTAGGCTTGACTAGAGCTTTTGCACAGGGATGGCTGGGGGCTTGCTGCCCCCACCCAGCACCAGGCAGGCTTCCCTCACAGCATGCTCTCCATTCAATGGGCTCATGTTCTCAGGACTGAAATAATAAAGAATGCCTTGCGAGGGCAGAAGAGCAGAGAGGCAAATAACTGAAGATCAAGATTCCAAGGGCTGAGACAGGAAATTGTGAAGCAGATAAAGATGGGGACAGGCGGCGTGCCACTACTCTGACTCTCTAGGGCACAAGCAGACAGTACTACCAGTCGTCAGTGGGTCTGTATCCCACCCAGGGAGGCTAAGAATAGAGGGCTGACCTAGACACTAGCGGTACAGAAACAGGCTTtccttccattcattcattttctagTTTTGTGACACTCTCTCCACTCACTCGAGAACCACCAAACGTTCCTCACATAATGCAGACTGACTGAGCCATCACATGCCTATCACTCAACGTGTCTGCTAAGTATATTTCACATGTAAGCCCAGGCCCAGGGACCTGGGCAAGAAACCAACAACATTGGGTCCCTGGGGTCTGTCACCTGGAGATGGGAGCGACAGCTAAATCTTTGACTAATGAATGTTAATTACCCAAATGGGGGAGGCACAGTGAGAGAAAAGCAAGTAGGCTTCAGGAGAGCTAACTAGCATCTATAAGAAGGTAGCACAGTGCTGGGACCAGAAGGAAGAACCACCATGCAGAGAAGACTCAGCAGTTGGGGCAGAGGAAACCTAAGGTCCCTGTGAGGAGAACCTGGTCCTTTGAGAAGGTGGAAATGGACAGGCTGCTGGGAGTTGGGTTGGGGCATAAAGCTGCAAAGGTAAGACACCTCTATTATGTAAGAGGGACAAACAGGTGATGAGCCTAGAGTACTTcctttgagtttgtttgtttttgtattatgcagccaggctggccttgaaccaaaGGGCTCTCTGCCTTAGCCTCTAAGTGCAAGGTTATGGATGTacccaccatacctggcttgtgCATTTTTAAGGTGTGCTTTGGCTACAGAATGGAAAACAGATGGAGGAGAAATGAAGTAGGACAGCGGGAAACTAGTCAAGAAAGATCCTTAGAGGTCAAGTtacatttctgttgttattgtattttgagacagggtctcatgcccTGAATTCCTGACTCTCATGCTTCCGTCTCccaagattataggcatgtgccatcatgcctagctTCAGAATATATGTTAGGAAGACATGGAGACAAGGACAGGTTCCAGGTCTCCAGCGGAAGACCTATCTTGTGTTGGGTGGGGACAGAGGGTCTGAGCTCAGGAAAGGTCCCAGCAGCACATAGCCAATGGCCTAGAAGTAGAATCCTGGAGAGTGGCCAATGTTAGATGATAGATTCCcattccaccccaccccacccatcaTCTCGAATGGCCTGGCCTCAATAAAACTTGAAAGCTCTTTAAGCTTCATTGTCTCAAGATGGTAGCTCTACATTCCTAGTTCCCAAGAACAACAGCCTTGCCTTCTAGGTGGTCCCAGCATAGTCTTGTCATGGCCCCCAAAACTGTTTCTCTGGTAAGAAGTCAGATGGCACTGCCGCTAGGTAATAGGGCTGGGATACTGCTCTGCCCTAATCTCATCCCTGCTGAGGAAAAAAGGCGCAAACTCAGGGAGgacacagagggaggaggaataCATCAAGCAGACAATTTTCTAAAACTCAAGGTTGTGCTTGCTAAGCGCTTTCTGATTAACAAAGCA
This genomic interval carries:
- the Eefsec gene encoding selenocysteine-specific elongation factor isoform X2; this translates as MSVDHCFSIKGQGTVMTGTILSGSISLGDSVEIPALKVVKKVKSMQMFHTPVTSAMQGDRLGICVTQFDPKLLERGLVCTPESLHTVHAALISVEKIPYFRGPLQTKAKFHITVGHETVMGRMLFFSPAPDNFDLEPILDSFDLSREYLFQEQYLCKDSMPTATEGGDEANRRAGHTPGAQCPRQQWALVEFEKPVTCPRLCMVIGSKLDTDIHTNTCRLAFHGVLLQGLEDKNYTESFLPALKVYKLKRKHGLVERVMDDYSVIGRSLFKKETNIQLFVGLKVQLSTGEQGIIDSAFGQSGKFKIHIPGGLTLESKKILTPTLKKRSRAGRGETTKQEEGTERPEPMQPVTLSLSFKRYVFDTQKRMVQTS